Proteins encoded by one window of Paenibacillus sp. DCT19:
- a CDS encoding SwmB domain-containing protein gives MNLNRIARKGLLGILIVMLTAQGWLTGWSGVEQATYAAGELTNKGIVNTVPGVNAKNVDGSTPLVIEFARPVQKAMDTQGIVAIKRVNDDTVVASIPVSSNQVIIGTTGPITSPAVPPTEDDSTTAPATGQFVTITLGSSVTIPGGKYYVQIDSGAFVYTDSTEPAAFAGLNKEWTFDTDGVGTASITNKTPQNAAFGVTPASSVSMTFDKPVVAGVGTLQIFQGNATGTPFEEIAIGSSLIKGLGTRTITIDPVKNFNSNNTYYIVMPEGFLRDQQGNDISAISGMDWGFTVQSDPTALTVTNLSPTNGTTNAALNSTLTVTFSKELDPTYRGQIALKKSNGTTVASTTTFSSNNRQLIVTPTSTLENNTNYVVDIPANTFRDQAGNTFAGLNGSTSWAFKTISRDTTAPVLKTSKMHDNSTIRLTYDKWLSSTSPLSSSYTVTVNGENRSVSTTYISGDSVYIVLGTGVAVGQVVRIEYTPSTTGNRVTDQSSNAAAAFGARDVENGLDSVMSKPREGNAYYSTITLYYPETVYITSSDAARQFSVTADQSTVGINSISINGSSVVTLNLSRSITDGEVVRVAYTPGAWPVKDTRGQALAGFSGFYVRNSIDTKPPEFKSAEVSGNKLWIRYNEPLNTTNKPANSQYSVLVDGKPVYVNDSVIEDDLVTLTLVSAVRDTQNISLSYVPGSLRLTDLNNNPAGYLNLTPVTYTYGNGKILSATIQGDTVQINFRDPIQTEASLTLPQFSVVVGSSTATILSATAFGSVVTLKLDTSTIGTGSTTTTPTGTVSYVPGAVPIRDASSVTVPAFGPLTLQHTTNNNGSSNQTGSRPVWVTELDTSNYGQPLLVMNNNTASAAESTMSRNNRSTRQFNVDAAKLIQAFEYASASGKLTQPIVFEIPDSEASAFVGFPLNALTQVVTSYRTGSIGVKYGDRLWTVPLANLDLAAMNRSLGTISAATVITPINTSTTTGAAAPSFYVQLETVPVTSSGTMESLIASARAQKLANSTDVYVFAGTNNQRVEQKVKSQLAMKLAANTSIKTSGFAFVDPVTFKLSNVPSSFKNIASGVVIQGQLNGNQAIVPINNVVSYPDTTSHWASEVIKELSAKWIISAPNGSYYRPNENISRAEFAELVARGLGLSGEPTAASRFPDVRSGSITSAYIGAAAEAGIITGNTDGTFKPDRPITREQMAIMMVRALNYGGKQTVLSSSSTSILSKFNDNKKIQSKDSVAKAVQEGIIQGMTSRTFEPKVMRPVHKQQ, from the coding sequence GTGAATTTGAATAGAATAGCGAGAAAAGGCTTACTTGGAATTCTCATCGTGATGCTGACCGCACAAGGCTGGCTAACGGGTTGGAGTGGAGTAGAGCAGGCAACATATGCTGCTGGTGAATTGACGAACAAAGGAATTGTGAATACAGTTCCAGGAGTGAATGCGAAAAATGTCGATGGCTCAACACCATTGGTGATTGAATTCGCCAGACCGGTACAGAAAGCAATGGATACACAAGGTATCGTAGCGATTAAACGTGTTAATGACGATACGGTGGTTGCTTCGATACCGGTATCCAGTAATCAAGTAATCATTGGAACTACAGGGCCAATCACCAGTCCAGCAGTACCACCAACTGAAGATGACTCAACTACAGCACCGGCTACGGGACAATTTGTAACCATTACGCTGGGTTCTTCAGTTACAATCCCAGGGGGGAAATATTACGTTCAGATCGATTCAGGGGCATTTGTCTACACGGATAGTACCGAACCTGCTGCTTTTGCGGGATTGAACAAAGAGTGGACGTTTGATACGGATGGTGTAGGTACAGCTTCCATTACGAACAAAACCCCTCAGAATGCAGCTTTTGGGGTGACACCTGCTTCCAGTGTGTCGATGACATTTGATAAGCCAGTCGTTGCTGGTGTAGGTACGCTACAGATTTTCCAAGGAAATGCTACGGGCACACCATTTGAAGAAATTGCTATTGGATCTTCGTTAATTAAAGGTTTGGGAACTCGGACAATTACGATTGATCCTGTCAAAAACTTCAACAGCAATAATACATATTACATCGTGATGCCTGAAGGATTTTTGCGAGATCAACAGGGGAATGACATCAGTGCGATCAGCGGTATGGATTGGGGATTCACTGTGCAGTCTGATCCAACTGCATTAACTGTGACCAATTTGTCTCCTACCAATGGAACAACCAATGCTGCTCTAAACAGCACGCTAACGGTTACATTTAGCAAGGAACTCGATCCTACGTATCGAGGACAAATCGCACTCAAAAAATCAAACGGAACAACGGTTGCTTCAACAACGACCTTTAGTTCGAACAACAGACAGCTGATTGTTACCCCAACCAGCACGTTGGAGAATAATACGAATTATGTTGTCGATATTCCTGCCAATACGTTCCGTGATCAAGCAGGCAATACGTTTGCCGGCCTGAATGGATCAACCTCATGGGCATTTAAGACAATAAGCAGAGATACAACAGCACCTGTGCTGAAAACGTCTAAGATGCACGACAATTCAACGATTCGTCTTACGTATGACAAGTGGCTTAGCAGCACTAGCCCACTAAGCAGTAGCTATACGGTTACGGTGAACGGAGAAAATCGGAGTGTCAGCACGACGTACATCTCAGGTGACAGTGTATATATAGTACTGGGCACGGGAGTAGCAGTAGGACAGGTTGTACGGATTGAGTATACGCCTAGCACGACAGGTAATCGCGTGACCGACCAGTCTTCTAATGCTGCGGCTGCATTTGGCGCACGAGATGTAGAGAACGGGTTAGACTCCGTTATGTCTAAGCCGCGTGAAGGAAATGCATACTACAGTACCATTACGTTGTATTATCCTGAGACGGTGTACATTACTTCGAGTGATGCTGCGAGACAATTCAGCGTAACAGCAGATCAGTCTACTGTAGGCATCAATAGCATATCGATCAACGGAAGTTCAGTTGTAACCTTGAATCTCAGTCGTTCTATTACAGATGGTGAAGTGGTTCGTGTAGCATACACACCAGGCGCATGGCCTGTAAAAGATACACGTGGACAAGCTCTTGCTGGCTTCAGCGGATTCTATGTCCGTAACTCGATTGATACCAAACCACCTGAGTTCAAGAGTGCAGAGGTCAGTGGTAACAAATTATGGATTCGCTACAATGAACCATTGAATACAACGAACAAACCAGCGAATAGCCAGTATTCGGTTCTAGTCGATGGCAAGCCGGTCTACGTTAATGATTCGGTGATCGAGGATGATCTGGTTACGTTGACACTGGTTTCGGCTGTGAGGGATACTCAAAATATTTCATTATCTTATGTACCTGGTTCATTACGCTTAACGGATCTGAATAATAACCCTGCTGGATATCTGAATCTCACGCCAGTCACGTATACGTACGGTAACGGCAAAATCCTGTCAGCTACGATTCAGGGAGACACGGTTCAGATTAACTTCCGTGATCCAATCCAAACTGAGGCATCACTAACATTGCCTCAGTTCAGTGTAGTCGTGGGCAGTTCAACTGCAACGATATTATCAGCTACAGCTTTTGGCTCAGTGGTGACATTGAAATTAGATACGTCTACTATTGGGACAGGATCAACTACAACTACACCAACGGGAACGGTAAGTTATGTACCTGGAGCTGTCCCAATCCGGGATGCATCTAGTGTAACTGTACCAGCTTTTGGGCCGCTTACTTTGCAGCATACAACCAATAATAATGGTAGTAGTAATCAGACGGGAAGTCGTCCGGTTTGGGTGACGGAATTGGATACATCAAACTATGGTCAACCTTTACTTGTGATGAACAATAACACTGCCTCTGCTGCCGAGTCTACGATGTCACGTAATAATCGTTCGACTCGTCAGTTCAATGTGGATGCAGCGAAGTTGATTCAGGCATTTGAATATGCTTCGGCTTCGGGCAAGTTGACTCAACCGATTGTGTTCGAGATTCCAGATAGTGAAGCCTCTGCGTTTGTTGGATTCCCATTGAATGCATTGACTCAGGTGGTAACAAGCTATCGTACAGGTTCAATTGGTGTAAAATATGGTGATCGTCTCTGGACAGTGCCACTAGCTAATCTAGATCTGGCGGCAATGAACCGGAGCCTGGGAACGATTAGTGCTGCTACGGTGATTACACCGATTAACACAAGCACAACTACAGGGGCAGCGGCTCCATCCTTCTATGTTCAATTAGAAACGGTTCCTGTAACTTCATCGGGGACAATGGAGAGTTTGATTGCAAGCGCAAGAGCGCAAAAGCTTGCTAACTCTACGGATGTCTATGTATTTGCTGGAACGAATAATCAGCGCGTAGAGCAAAAGGTTAAAAGCCAATTGGCAATGAAACTGGCTGCCAACACGTCTATTAAAACCTCTGGATTTGCCTTTGTTGATCCAGTGACATTTAAACTTTCGAATGTACCTAGTTCCTTCAAAAATATTGCTAGTGGAGTAGTCATCCAAGGACAACTAAACGGCAATCAGGCGATTGTTCCGATTAATAACGTTGTGAGTTATCCGGATACAACTTCACACTGGGCAAGTGAGGTCATTAAGGAGCTTTCGGCTAAATGGATCATTAGTGCGCCGAATGGTTCTTACTATCGTCCGAATGAGAACATCTCACGTGCAGAGTTCGCTGAATTAGTTGCTAGAGGACTAGGGTTAAGCGGAGAACCGACCGCTGCAAGTCGTTTTCCTGACGTTCGTAGTGGGAGTATCACAAGTGCCTATATTGGTGCTGCTGCTGAGGCAGGAATCATTACAGGTAATACCGATGGTACGTTTAAGCCAGATCGTCCAATTACGCGTGAACAGATGGCGATTATGATGGTTCGTGCTTTGAATTACGGAGGTAAGCAAACGGTGCTGAGCTCTTCATCGACGTCCATTTTATCGAAGTTCAATGACAACAAGAAAATCCAATCCAAGGATTCTGTTGCCAAAGCGGTACAAGAGGGAATTATTCAAGGGATGACATCGAGAACATTCGAACCCAAGGTAATGCGACCCGTGCACAAGCAGCAGTGA
- the metK gene encoding methionine adenosyltransferase, with protein sequence MSIKGRHLFTSESVTEGHPDKICDQISDAVLDAFLANDPNARVACEVSVATGLVLVIGEISSASEYVDIPSIVRNTIKDIGYTRAKFGFDYNTCAVLTSLNEQSADIAQGVNAALEHRDPEQVARETENIGAGDQGLMFGFATNETPELMPLPIALSHRIARRLAEVRKDGTLEYLRPDGKTQVTIEYDGDKPVRVDTIVVSTQHAEETTLEQIQKDIKEHVILPVVPAELLDEQTKYFINPTGRFVIGGPQGDAGLTGRKIIVDTYGGYARHGGGAFSGKDPTKVDRSAAYAARYVAKNLVAAGLADKVEIQLAYAIGVANPVSINVDTYGTGKVSEEKLVELVRNNFDLRPAGIIRMLDLRRPIYKQTAAYGHFGRTDLDVPWEQVDKADLLKSQAGL encoded by the coding sequence ATGTCTATTAAAGGCCGGCATCTATTCACTTCGGAGTCTGTAACTGAAGGACATCCGGATAAAATTTGCGATCAGATTTCGGACGCCGTGTTGGACGCGTTCCTTGCGAACGATCCTAACGCTCGTGTGGCGTGCGAAGTTTCCGTAGCTACAGGTCTTGTGCTTGTCATCGGTGAGATCAGTTCAGCGTCTGAATACGTGGACATTCCGTCCATCGTTCGTAATACGATTAAGGATATTGGCTACACACGTGCGAAATTCGGTTTTGATTATAACACTTGTGCCGTACTGACTTCTCTGAACGAGCAGTCTGCTGATATCGCACAGGGCGTAAACGCAGCTCTTGAGCACCGTGATCCTGAGCAAGTTGCGCGCGAAACAGAAAATATTGGTGCTGGTGACCAAGGGTTGATGTTCGGTTTTGCTACGAATGAAACACCTGAACTTATGCCTTTGCCAATCGCACTATCTCACCGCATCGCACGCCGTCTGGCAGAAGTGCGTAAAGACGGTACATTAGAATACCTTCGTCCAGATGGTAAAACTCAAGTAACGATCGAATACGATGGCGACAAGCCAGTACGTGTGGACACGATCGTTGTATCTACCCAGCATGCGGAAGAAACGACGCTTGAGCAGATCCAAAAGGATATCAAAGAACATGTCATCTTGCCTGTTGTACCAGCTGAATTGCTGGATGAGCAGACTAAATATTTCATCAACCCAACAGGACGTTTCGTTATTGGCGGACCACAGGGAGATGCAGGTCTGACTGGACGTAAAATCATCGTAGATACCTACGGCGGTTATGCACGTCACGGCGGCGGTGCGTTCTCTGGTAAAGATCCGACAAAAGTAGACCGTTCTGCTGCATATGCAGCTCGTTACGTGGCGAAAAACCTCGTAGCAGCAGGTCTTGCAGACAAAGTAGAAATCCAGCTCGCTTACGCGATTGGTGTAGCCAATCCGGTATCGATTAACGTAGATACATACGGAACAGGCAAAGTCAGCGAAGAGAAATTGGTTGAGCTTGTACGTAACAACTTCGATCTTCGTCCGGCTGGCATCATCCGTATGCTGGATCTGCGTCGCCCAATCTACAAACAAACCGCTGCTTATGGTCACTTTGGCCGTACAGACTTGGATGTACCTTGGGAGCAAGTGGACAAAGCAGATCTTCTGAAATCTCAAGCAGGTCTGTAA
- a CDS encoding alpha/beta-type small acid-soluble spore protein, whose translation MARSNRKVVPQSRQMLDQMKYEIAAEFGLNVGYGGRGSLAGADTEFGSELGEINHSYGQYKGWGHLTSRENGSVGGEITKRLIRQAEQHLL comes from the coding sequence ATGGCTAGAAGCAACCGCAAAGTGGTACCGCAAAGTCGACAAATGCTGGATCAGATGAAGTATGAAATTGCAGCGGAGTTTGGTCTTAATGTGGGGTATGGCGGTAGAGGCAGTCTTGCAGGTGCAGATACTGAGTTTGGCTCTGAGCTGGGCGAGATCAATCATTCTTATGGTCAATACAAAGGCTGGGGACATCTGACTTCCCGTGAGAACGGATCCGTCGGTGGAGAGATCACCAAAAGGCTGATTCGCCAGGCAGAGCAGCACTTATTATAG
- a CDS encoding immunoglobulin-like domain-containing protein, with protein sequence MRNTSDPIKENSNVMNTQGGEKKVMKKILSVALSTAMAFSMFASVAFGDTAVSPQQKFDALKAKGIFSGYPDGTAGLEKDMTRAEFAKVITKLLGLKEITGTLSYTDQNYTAKNWAVPYIEAVTAAGIMEGKNVEKKIFDFNGKVTVSEMATILTRALDLEIPAETNNSAPEWAKGYVQAAINAGFLDANANFTANASRELLVGAAYVIDEAQNLKVSSYEVSEAGKVVTFKISDGESVKVTLDKALEANKETEVKFTYKDKEFTEKVTYVVTTATKVQSAAATNLKEVVVQFDGKVDKDSAENVVNYTLRSGKVIDTATLSDDQASVTLLLKDSALTNNRADAVTVANVKAGTATISATNVEFTAVDNVLPEVKEVKSLGTKSVKVVFSEPVKNVGQANFTLDGKEYFGKVTVSNNYRTVVLTPYSTTALAVGEHKLGVSGVKDYADFVSLASTHDITVVEDTTAPTITEATATLETVTVTFSEDVDVETVDAAKVYWKSGSDKITAISKKQLADNKWQFTFGVDKSLPTGSVSIFVEGVKDYSGNQIAADTSVVVTPVIDQVRPEVASVIAEDARTIKVTFSKEVNEASAETNANYTVKDKDGKSITVREAVRDNLDSKVVRVYLYTDLSVGDNAFTIQNVKDNTKLQNTILDYTGKVNLADKTAPAIDTKTVNTAERRVVITFDKKMDAESLANYSNYLVSIDDKFQPLTSSIAEITPFQDGLAVSIKFAESLNGKTVRLASGTGTTTTTNINTLTILGVKSTAGNVLKEFTQGGTANQVPVTADTVVALDGKAELVDRRTVKIKFTSGINNYSTGAFYNDRTNAPSVSNVEVDGTSTVRVKFNSDLATDASDLNLKINLSQLVTTAGNAPATGTITVSTATGVANVKDSVKPVALKPSADVNVYPFPKVGTNNNQFKISFSENVTAASPELAAGDFQVIRDFDNKELIATKGEFEIILNSDHTVTVAVNDADTRSSETAYRVIVKNAKALVDAAGNTVADFDGISVKLAGAVAPTGLTTENAAFATASQGKIKGLDTTKSYEYKAVGAPSYSSVAAGSSEIVVDPGTYLVRFAAGTGTASAATEVTVSKNAATDTEAVAAAKAALTLEVPTAQAGAANATITLPATGENGTNITWVVDGAIVSGGSYTTPARPTGGAPDVTKTITANITKGNITDVKTFTVTVPEIDDIEVN encoded by the coding sequence ATGAGAAATACGAGCGACCCTATTAAAGAAAATTCCAATGTTATGAACACCCAAGGAGGAGAAAAAAAGGTTATGAAGAAAATTTTATCCGTCGCTTTGTCTACAGCAATGGCATTCTCAATGTTTGCATCTGTAGCATTCGGTGATACAGCAGTTTCACCACAACAAAAGTTTGATGCTTTGAAAGCAAAAGGTATCTTCTCTGGTTATCCAGATGGTACAGCAGGTCTTGAAAAAGACATGACTCGCGCTGAGTTCGCTAAAGTTATCACTAAATTGCTTGGCTTGAAAGAGATCACTGGTACCCTTTCTTATACTGATCAAAACTACACAGCTAAAAACTGGGCTGTACCTTACATCGAAGCAGTAACTGCTGCAGGTATCATGGAAGGTAAAAACGTTGAGAAGAAAATCTTCGACTTCAACGGCAAAGTGACTGTGTCCGAGATGGCTACAATCCTTACTCGTGCACTTGATCTTGAAATCCCTGCTGAAACAAACAACAGTGCTCCTGAATGGGCTAAGGGTTACGTTCAAGCAGCAATCAACGCTGGATTCTTGGATGCTAACGCTAACTTCACAGCTAACGCTTCCCGTGAATTGCTCGTAGGCGCAGCTTACGTAATTGACGAAGCTCAAAACTTGAAAGTTTCTTCTTACGAAGTTTCTGAAGCTGGTAAAGTTGTAACGTTCAAAATTAGCGATGGTGAATCCGTTAAAGTAACTTTGGATAAAGCTCTTGAAGCTAACAAAGAAACTGAAGTGAAATTCACTTACAAAGATAAAGAATTCACTGAGAAAGTTACTTATGTAGTAACTACAGCTACTAAAGTACAAAGTGCAGCTGCAACTAACCTCAAAGAAGTAGTAGTTCAATTTGATGGTAAAGTTGATAAAGATTCTGCGGAAAACGTAGTTAACTACACTTTGAGATCTGGTAAAGTGATTGATACTGCAACACTTTCTGATGATCAAGCTTCTGTAACTTTGCTCTTGAAAGACAGTGCTTTGACTAACAACCGTGCTGATGCTGTAACTGTTGCTAATGTTAAAGCTGGAACAGCTACAATTAGCGCTACTAACGTTGAGTTCACTGCTGTAGATAACGTTCTTCCAGAAGTTAAAGAAGTTAAATCTCTGGGAACAAAATCTGTTAAAGTGGTATTCAGTGAGCCAGTGAAAAACGTTGGTCAAGCAAACTTTACTTTGGATGGCAAAGAGTACTTTGGTAAAGTAACTGTAAGCAACAACTACAGAACAGTAGTTTTGACTCCATACAGCACAACTGCTTTAGCTGTTGGTGAACACAAACTTGGAGTGAGCGGTGTTAAAGATTATGCTGATTTCGTATCTTTGGCTTCCACTCATGACATTACTGTTGTAGAAGATACTACTGCGCCTACAATCACTGAAGCGACTGCAACATTGGAAACTGTTACAGTTACTTTCTCTGAGGATGTAGATGTAGAAACTGTTGATGCTGCTAAAGTATACTGGAAATCCGGTTCCGACAAAATCACAGCAATTAGCAAAAAACAATTGGCTGATAACAAATGGCAGTTCACTTTTGGAGTAGACAAATCCCTTCCAACTGGTTCCGTATCGATCTTTGTTGAAGGTGTGAAAGACTACTCTGGAAATCAAATCGCTGCAGATACTTCTGTTGTTGTAACACCTGTTATTGATCAAGTTCGTCCTGAAGTTGCTTCTGTAATTGCAGAAGATGCACGCACTATTAAAGTTACTTTCTCCAAAGAAGTGAACGAAGCTAGTGCTGAAACGAATGCAAACTACACTGTGAAAGATAAAGATGGTAAATCTATTACAGTTCGTGAAGCAGTTCGTGACAACTTGGACAGCAAAGTTGTACGTGTATATCTGTACACTGACTTGTCTGTTGGTGACAATGCATTCACAATTCAAAACGTAAAAGACAACACTAAACTGCAAAACACTATTTTGGACTACACTGGTAAAGTGAACTTGGCTGACAAGACTGCTCCAGCAATTGATACCAAAACAGTAAATACTGCAGAACGTCGTGTAGTTATTACTTTTGATAAAAAAATGGATGCTGAATCATTGGCAAACTACTCAAACTATCTTGTATCAATCGATGATAAATTCCAGCCATTGACTTCTTCCATCGCTGAAATTACTCCATTCCAAGACGGACTGGCGGTATCGATTAAATTTGCTGAAAGCCTGAATGGTAAAACTGTACGTTTGGCATCTGGCACTGGAACAACAACTACTACAAACATTAACACACTGACAATTCTGGGTGTTAAGAGTACAGCTGGTAATGTTCTGAAAGAATTCACTCAAGGTGGAACTGCTAACCAAGTACCTGTAACAGCTGATACTGTTGTAGCTTTGGATGGTAAAGCTGAATTGGTTGACAGAAGAACTGTGAAAATCAAATTCACTTCTGGTATCAATAACTACAGTACAGGAGCATTCTACAACGATAGAACAAATGCACCTTCTGTATCTAACGTAGAAGTAGATGGTACTTCCACAGTTCGCGTTAAATTTAATAGTGATCTTGCTACTGATGCAAGCGATCTGAATCTTAAAATTAACCTGAGCCAATTGGTTACTACTGCAGGAAACGCTCCGGCTACTGGAACTATTACTGTAAGCACAGCTACAGGTGTTGCCAATGTTAAGGATTCCGTTAAGCCTGTGGCATTGAAACCAAGTGCAGATGTGAATGTATATCCATTCCCTAAAGTAGGAACTAATAATAATCAGTTCAAAATCTCCTTCTCTGAGAACGTTACAGCAGCTTCTCCAGAGCTCGCAGCTGGCGACTTCCAAGTGATTCGTGATTTTGACAACAAAGAACTGATCGCTACTAAAGGTGAATTCGAAATTATTCTTAACAGCGATCACACTGTAACTGTTGCTGTGAACGATGCTGATACTCGTTCTTCAGAAACTGCTTATCGTGTAATTGTTAAAAATGCAAAAGCTCTTGTTGATGCAGCTGGCAATACTGTAGCTGACTTCGATGGAATCAGTGTTAAACTTGCTGGTGCTGTTGCTCCAACTGGTTTGACTACTGAGAATGCTGCATTTGCTACTGCTTCTCAAGGTAAAATCAAAGGTCTTGATACAACTAAATCATATGAGTACAAAGCAGTTGGAGCTCCTTCTTACAGCTCTGTAGCAGCTGGTTCTTCTGAAATTGTAGTAGATCCTGGCACATATCTTGTAAGATTTGCAGCTGGAACTGGTACTGCAAGTGCTGCTACAGAAGTAACAGTTTCTAAAAATGCAGCAACTGACACTGAAGCTGTTGCAGCAGCTAAGGCAGCCTTGACACTTGAAGTTCCTACAGCTCAAGCTGGCGCTGCAAATGCAACAATTACTTTGCCTGCAACAGGCGAGAATGGTACAAATATCACATGGGTAGTTGATGGAGCAATTGTTTCTGGTGGTTCATATACTACTCCAGCTAGACCTACTGGTGGAGCACCAGATGTTACAAAAACAATCACTGCTAATATCACTAAAGGAAATATTACAGATGTGAAAACATTTACTGTAACAGTTCCAGAAATTGATGACATTGAAGTGAACTAA